In Halodesulfovibrio sp. MK-HDV, a single window of DNA contains:
- a CDS encoding efflux RND transporter periplasmic adaptor subunit, with amino-acid sequence MAVCYHQKILSLAVCCMCVFTLAACSDNGAPQQRPAPSVDVISVSEYPVANKWDAVGRVDSKDIVQIKSRVEGFLLTQGFKEGDIVEKDQVLFKIDPKPFEADLQLAKANVEKAKAALVEAKQNLRRGAELYAGKNISKSELDAYTSTERQAAAEVDATKAQVYSAAINLGYTTITAPFKGRISKIVYSVGNLISPSSGTLATIYSIDPIYVYFTVDEKDVVTYREKWGYGSSPKLKFMLKLPNGTSYPLEGKLDFAQPFIDKDTGTIDLRCVFPNPDSLLLSGMYVSVIVEDAEKKLMPVIPQSSVQQNQSGYTVVVVDKDNVATSRTVELGMRLDAMWVVISGLHAGERIIVEGLQKVQQGKPVDPHLVNVDPKTGVITKHSAKEKSGSGPTKIVPKKTGSKKGTPENPRWTETDPNKKNTSSDADPNAKPLPPAKPNTILPPTNSSKKTSPSATPNSGS; translated from the coding sequence ATGGCAGTTTGTTACCATCAGAAAATATTATCCTTAGCGGTATGTTGCATGTGCGTATTCACACTTGCAGCCTGTTCCGATAACGGCGCTCCGCAACAACGCCCTGCACCGAGTGTGGATGTTATTTCTGTTTCAGAATATCCAGTCGCCAATAAATGGGACGCCGTGGGGCGTGTTGATTCAAAAGATATCGTGCAGATTAAGTCACGCGTGGAAGGCTTTTTGTTAACACAGGGTTTCAAAGAAGGTGATATTGTCGAAAAAGATCAGGTACTTTTCAAAATAGACCCCAAACCGTTTGAAGCCGATCTTCAACTGGCAAAGGCTAATGTTGAAAAAGCAAAAGCAGCCCTTGTTGAAGCAAAACAAAATCTCCGACGCGGCGCAGAGCTGTATGCAGGAAAAAATATCAGTAAATCTGAGTTGGATGCATACACCAGTACAGAACGACAAGCCGCAGCGGAAGTCGATGCAACCAAAGCACAGGTCTATTCTGCTGCCATCAATCTTGGATACACCACTATTACTGCCCCGTTCAAAGGCCGTATAAGTAAAATTGTGTACTCCGTCGGCAACCTGATTTCCCCTTCAAGCGGCACACTGGCGACTATTTATTCCATTGACCCAATCTACGTGTATTTCACTGTGGATGAAAAAGACGTCGTCACATACCGTGAAAAATGGGGTTACGGATCATCACCAAAATTAAAATTTATGCTCAAGCTTCCTAACGGCACTTCGTACCCTCTGGAAGGAAAGCTGGATTTCGCACAGCCATTTATTGATAAAGATACCGGCACAATTGATTTGCGCTGTGTTTTTCCGAACCCTGACAGTCTACTTCTTTCCGGAATGTATGTATCTGTTATTGTAGAAGATGCTGAAAAAAAACTTATGCCTGTCATCCCGCAATCAAGCGTGCAGCAAAACCAATCCGGTTACACCGTTGTCGTTGTGGATAAAGATAATGTTGCAACATCCCGTACAGTTGAACTGGGAATGCGCCTTGATGCAATGTGGGTTGTAATAAGCGGGCTCCATGCCGGAGAACGTATTATTGTAGAAGGATTACAAAAAGTTCAGCAGGGCAAACCTGTTGATCCACACCTTGTTAATGTTGACCCCAAAACAGGTGTTATTACAAAACATTCAGCAAAGGAAAAAAGCGGCTCCGGTCCGACGAAAATTGTTCCTAAAAAAACCGGTTCAAAAAAAGGTACTCCTGAAAACCCGCGTTGGACTGAAACAGATCCGAACAAAAAAAATACGTCATCTGACGCCGATCCAAATGCAAAGCCGTTACCTCCGGCTAAACCGAATACGATTTTACCACCAACCAATTCATCCAAGAAAACATCACCATCTGCCACGCCAAATAGTGGGAGCTGA
- a CDS encoding flavodoxin family protein yields MKIVTLLGSARANGNTATILGWVEDELRTMGHEVERINLTKKDIKPCLGCAKCKESETEINCIQKDDAEEILLKMIDADVTLFSSPTYFWGYTAPVKALMDRSWSLVCNYHKPNHVSLLEGKRQAVLLTGGGTYENNAEGLGFAFNKLQAFYKTQNVGELFIEKCTIDGNRPEDTEKRALAFARNLVA; encoded by the coding sequence ATGAAAATAGTAACACTGCTCGGCAGCGCCAGAGCAAACGGTAACACCGCAACTATTCTTGGCTGGGTGGAAGATGAATTACGTACAATGGGGCATGAAGTAGAACGCATAAACCTGACAAAAAAAGATATCAAACCATGCCTTGGTTGCGCCAAATGCAAAGAATCTGAAACAGAAATTAACTGTATTCAGAAAGATGATGCAGAAGAAATTCTACTAAAAATGATCGACGCTGATGTGACTCTTTTCTCATCTCCGACATACTTCTGGGGCTACACAGCACCGGTAAAAGCACTTATGGACAGAAGCTGGAGCCTTGTCTGCAACTACCATAAACCAAATCATGTGTCGTTACTCGAAGGTAAGCGTCAGGCTGTTCTGCTCACAGGCGGCGGTACGTACGAAAACAATGCTGAAGGGTTAGGCTTTGCTTTCAATAAGCTTCAGGCATTCTACAAAACTCAGAACGTTGGCGAACTGTTCATTGAAAAATGTACTATTGACGGCAACCGTCCTGAAGACACTGAAAAACGTGCTCTTGCCTTTGCGCGAAACCTTGTAGCGTAA
- a CDS encoding zinc/iron-chelating domain-containing protein produces MTASISTKIDPTVCERCAEKYDTCCHADPQDIELCFPLSDAEWAKVKAAAPDVSGANDVINTPEFIKTLKRLFPHDGLKIDTQFPANETHRVLQSNEKGYCVYLTEQGCRLPREARPWFCLLFPFWVRGKELTMFTAQGCLVCRETDTVEESLELLGMDKPQVRELFALLRSAWGFDKGE; encoded by the coding sequence ATGACTGCATCTATCTCTACGAAAATTGATCCAACTGTTTGCGAACGTTGCGCAGAAAAATACGACACCTGTTGTCATGCAGACCCCCAAGATATCGAGCTTTGCTTCCCTTTGTCGGACGCAGAGTGGGCTAAAGTTAAAGCGGCAGCTCCTGACGTTTCAGGGGCAAATGACGTTATTAACACGCCTGAATTTATCAAGACATTAAAACGACTTTTTCCTCATGATGGATTAAAAATAGATACACAATTCCCTGCAAACGAGACTCATAGGGTTCTGCAATCCAATGAAAAGGGATATTGTGTTTATCTGACAGAGCAGGGGTGTAGACTCCCGAGAGAAGCGCGCCCATGGTTCTGCCTGCTGTTTCCCTTCTGGGTACGCGGCAAAGAGTTGACTATGTTCACGGCACAAGGGTGTCTTGTATGCCGTGAAACCGACACCGTAGAAGAATCGCTGGAACTGCTAGGAATGGACAAACCCCAGGTTAGGGAGTTGTTTGCATTACTGCGTTCAGCGTGGGGCTTCGATAAAGGCGAGTAG
- a CDS encoding LuxR C-terminal-related transcriptional regulator: protein MNDKLYEILETIVTSDSHDYLWEKFVEYAKHMGVAQLHTWFKNTNSNISWFSTVPEWWHRNYIETNAIEYDSIINHTLTGNGPLLYGCDQDIGNPLLCEKAQKLIQISTSEFNYSSGITMPSFYNNKRIGGINVCFPETVSQLNDVPTDRILELLLVSSTAHERLYVLTSKNTHAISLTPRQQECLTWLAGGLTSHEVADKIGISHHTVKMHIDSAKERLGATTRIQAVAKALTAGLISIP, encoded by the coding sequence ATGAACGACAAACTGTACGAGATATTAGAAACAATTGTTACTTCTGATTCCCATGACTATTTGTGGGAAAAATTTGTTGAATATGCAAAACATATGGGAGTAGCCCAGCTTCATACTTGGTTTAAAAATACTAATAGCAATATTAGTTGGTTTTCTACGGTACCCGAATGGTGGCACCGCAACTACATAGAAACCAACGCAATCGAGTATGACTCTATTATTAATCACACCCTTACAGGCAATGGCCCGTTATTATATGGATGTGATCAAGATATTGGTAATCCGCTTCTTTGCGAAAAAGCGCAAAAACTCATTCAGATAAGTACGTCTGAGTTCAACTATAGCAGCGGCATCACAATGCCTTCATTTTACAACAATAAACGTATAGGTGGTATTAACGTTTGCTTCCCTGAAACAGTCTCGCAACTTAATGATGTTCCGACTGACAGAATTTTAGAACTGCTTCTCGTATCAAGCACAGCACACGAGCGACTCTATGTTCTGACATCAAAAAATACGCACGCTATATCTTTGACTCCCCGTCAGCAGGAATGCCTTACATGGCTGGCTGGTGGACTTACTTCTCACGAAGTTGCAGATAAAATCGGTATTAGTCATCATACTGTAAAAATGCACATTGATTCTGCAAAAGAACGATTAGGCGCAACAACTAGAATTCAGGCAGTAGCCAAAGCGCTCACAGCCGGTCTAATAAGCATCCCGTAA
- a CDS encoding LysE family translocator: MTLSVWVSLVLICILGAMSPGPSLAVVAKNCLGGSWKNGVVTAWAHALGVGMYALASVLGLAIVLQHNPNLFKGIAYLGAGYLFWLGINAVQSKGGVAAKLTAGGQSSLLQSARDGAMISMLNPKLALFFLALFSQFVAASNASESRAIVIATPMLIDGLWYTIISFLLTRPSILEKIKARAVMVDRLTGVVLIGLALRVVYTI, encoded by the coding sequence ATGACGTTAAGCGTTTGGGTTTCACTGGTATTAATTTGTATTCTCGGAGCAATGTCTCCGGGGCCTAGTCTTGCTGTTGTAGCAAAAAACTGTCTAGGCGGTAGCTGGAAGAATGGTGTTGTAACTGCGTGGGCGCACGCTTTGGGTGTGGGAATGTATGCGCTGGCTTCCGTTCTGGGGCTTGCTATTGTTTTGCAGCATAACCCAAACCTGTTTAAAGGAATTGCATATCTTGGCGCTGGCTATCTATTCTGGCTGGGGATAAACGCTGTTCAGTCTAAAGGCGGTGTTGCTGCGAAGCTCACAGCGGGCGGGCAGAGCTCTTTGCTTCAATCTGCTCGTGACGGGGCTATGATTTCGATGCTTAATCCTAAGCTTGCCTTGTTTTTTCTGGCTTTGTTCAGCCAGTTTGTAGCAGCAAGTAATGCTTCAGAAAGCAGAGCGATTGTTATAGCTACACCGATGCTGATTGACGGATTGTGGTACACAATAATCAGTTTTTTACTCACCAGACCGAGTATCCTTGAAAAGATCAAAGCACGTGCAGTGATGGTGGACAGATTAACTGGTGTAGTTCTTATTGGATTAGCATTGCGAGTTGTCTACACCATTTAG
- a CDS encoding glycosyltransferase family 39 protein, with product MNNTAIWQRHPYLVAAAIIVCTTCIRIAFLSSNQLDLVYDEAQYWDWTRHMQFSYYSKGPLIAWIIKGWTTLFGNTQFGVRFGAVFNSFLTQGILLYGMGHIMKRPIAALWAVILANTIPLFLASGVLMTTDSPLLVCWLTSLFAIYAASENPERKAPYVILCIAVALGILAKYMMLAMAGVVFFYCIGLWRRKMLSPVFVKRAAIAIAIGTVIGFLPILIWNMQNDWVASAMLPSLQGLPPLLVQNRFSVLTAFLNISPLRSA from the coding sequence TTGAATAACACGGCTATTTGGCAGCGACATCCATATCTTGTGGCTGCTGCGATTATTGTATGCACAACTTGTATTCGCATCGCGTTTTTATCGAGTAATCAGCTTGATCTTGTGTACGACGAAGCCCAGTATTGGGATTGGACTCGTCACATGCAGTTTTCTTACTACTCCAAAGGACCTCTGATTGCATGGATCATTAAAGGTTGGACAACGCTTTTTGGTAACACACAGTTTGGTGTTCGTTTTGGCGCTGTTTTTAACTCCTTTTTGACTCAAGGTATTCTGTTGTACGGCATGGGACACATAATGAAGCGTCCGATTGCAGCCCTCTGGGCAGTAATTCTTGCCAATACAATTCCATTGTTCCTCGCTTCCGGCGTATTGATGACAACAGACAGCCCTCTACTTGTGTGCTGGCTTACGTCTCTATTCGCAATCTACGCTGCCAGTGAAAATCCAGAACGAAAAGCACCGTATGTAATACTCTGTATTGCGGTGGCTCTTGGAATCCTTGCTAAATACATGATGCTTGCCATGGCGGGTGTTGTGTTCTTTTATTGTATCGGGCTGTGGCGCAGAAAGATGCTTAGTCCCGTGTTTGTAAAGCGTGCAGCCATTGCCATTGCTATTGGCACGGTTATCGGTTTCTTGCCGATTCTTATCTGGAATATGCAGAACGACTGGGTGGCTTCCGCCATGTTGCCAAGCTTGCAGGGGTTACCTCCACTGCTAGTGCAAAACCGTTTTTCCGTTTTGACCGCTTTCCTGAATATTTCGCCTCTCAGATCGGCTTAA
- a CDS encoding alkylphosphonate utilization protein, translated as METKDSNGNVLNDGDSVLVIKDLKVKGASMTLKRGTVIKKIQTTSNPEHIECRVGKGQIVLKTCFLKKA; from the coding sequence ATGGAAACTAAAGATTCAAACGGCAACGTTCTTAACGACGGCGATAGCGTTCTTGTAATTAAAGACCTTAAAGTTAAAGGTGCTTCCATGACTCTGAAGCGCGGAACTGTTATCAAAAAAATTCAGACTACTTCTAATCCAGAACACATTGAATGTCGCGTAGGTAAAGGACAGATCGTCCTTAAGACTTGCTTCCTGAAAAAAGCTTAG
- a CDS encoding LysR family transcriptional regulator, translating into MLFSIEQLEAFVAAVEHGSFSAAARYLGKAQSRVSTSVANLEIDLGVTLFDRSGKFPVLTSEGERMLSTVRAVLYQCRVVTDTADQIIEKPQVLLRLAVEELVSSEVIGGVLAEFSKEFDYIQVEVLWAAIGDVKELVLKDRVDVGIAMPASGLPDEECSWEQLGSEKFWPMVGSVHPLARLTSVTADDLWEHTQLVASSKDGVREADSGLFSEKTWLCEDSQLMIDLARRGVGWAWLAESQTLRLRQREEMVSLPLTFLQEGYSNSFYLLWKKDYPLRPAEKWLAARLQNVLT; encoded by the coding sequence GTGCTATTTTCTATTGAACAGCTAGAGGCTTTTGTGGCGGCAGTGGAGCATGGGTCGTTTTCAGCAGCAGCCAGATATTTAGGCAAAGCGCAGAGCAGGGTAAGTACGTCGGTTGCGAACTTGGAAATTGATCTAGGCGTGACTTTATTTGATCGTTCAGGAAAATTTCCTGTGCTGACCAGTGAAGGCGAACGGATGTTGAGCACCGTGCGGGCTGTGCTGTACCAGTGCAGAGTTGTCACAGATACAGCAGATCAGATTATTGAAAAGCCACAGGTTCTGCTTAGGCTGGCGGTAGAGGAGCTTGTTTCTTCTGAAGTCATCGGCGGCGTTCTGGCGGAATTTTCAAAAGAGTTCGACTATATTCAGGTAGAGGTGCTGTGGGCTGCTATTGGTGACGTAAAAGAATTGGTCCTGAAAGATAGAGTGGATGTAGGTATTGCCATGCCTGCATCTGGCCTTCCGGACGAGGAGTGTTCATGGGAGCAGCTTGGCAGTGAAAAATTTTGGCCTATGGTCGGTTCAGTGCATCCCCTTGCAAGATTAACTTCTGTGACTGCCGATGACTTATGGGAGCACACGCAACTAGTTGCTTCGAGTAAAGATGGAGTGCGCGAAGCAGATTCAGGGTTGTTCAGTGAGAAAACATGGTTGTGTGAAGACAGCCAGTTGATGATAGATCTAGCCCGTCGCGGTGTGGGCTGGGCATGGCTTGCAGAATCGCAGACATTGCGGCTGCGTCAGCGAGAAGAAATGGTTTCGTTGCCCCTGACGTTTTTACAGGAAGGCTACAGCAATTCTTTTTATCTGTTGTGGAAAAAAGACTATCCGCTACGTCCTGCCGAAAAGTGGTTGGCAGCGCGATTGCAGAATGTGCTGACATAA
- a CDS encoding PACE efflux transporter — MTIVMRTPKDRLRHTLLFEFFLLLLCIPIMTFALGKPVEEIGAMSVMLSLAGASWNYMYNYLFDHALVRFNKPLYPRSGMLRVFHAILFEITLLVITVPAVMLMLNFPFMKALMVDIGFAAFVPVYAFGYNIVYDRVFPPPVAVVA, encoded by the coding sequence ATGACTATTGTAATGCGTACCCCTAAAGACCGTTTGCGTCACACACTTCTCTTTGAATTTTTCCTTTTACTACTCTGTATTCCAATCATGACTTTCGCGCTGGGCAAACCGGTAGAAGAGATTGGCGCCATGAGCGTTATGCTCAGTCTCGCCGGTGCATCATGGAACTACATGTACAACTACCTGTTCGATCACGCATTGGTTCGGTTCAACAAACCGCTCTATCCTCGAAGTGGAATGCTCCGAGTATTCCACGCAATACTTTTTGAGATAACACTGTTAGTTATCACGGTTCCAGCTGTTATGCTGATGCTCAACTTCCCATTCATGAAAGCATTGATGGTTGATATCGGTTTTGCAGCGTTTGTTCCTGTATATGCGTTTGGATACAACATAGTCTACGACAGGGTTTTTCCACCGCCTGTTGCAGTAGTTGCTTAA
- a CDS encoding efflux RND transporter permease subunit — MTISHFFIDRPKFAIVIAIVITLVGSLALIVLPVAQYPDITPPVVTVTANYPGASPEILERTVIKPLEDNINGVEDMIYISSTADTTGTSTTSITFAPKTDPDIAQVNVQNRVSQALANLPEQVRRLGVTVKRQSTTMLLGVSIISPDNTYSSLFLNNYAKQFIVDPLKRINGVSDVQIFGSPYSMRIWLNPKLMESYRMTTSDVQDALEQQNIIVAAGSIGGGPNVPQQQFRYTVQAQGRLVTAEEFNNIILRTSPNGAIVRVKDIGRAELGDKSYDSYANLNNKPQAFVVVYQTSNGNALDIADNIYKRMEVLSKQFPNGVDYLIPYDTTIFIRRSIDEVVTTLLQAVLLVILVVFLFLQNVRATFIPTVAIPVSLIGTFAVMQALGYSINTISLFGLVLAIGVVVDDAIVVIENVERHMVDSKLPPKEAARIAMSEVTSPIIATTLVLLAVFVPVMFMPGITGGLYRQFAVTISVSVLISSVNALTLSPALCSLILKEGQLEPIFFLRPVDRAIKWSTERYGTVITFILRRGFLILVAIVAIFGFTGYLYNNTPTAFIPNEDQGFFFVDAQLPEAASLNRTQRVLTEITDITQTVSGVERVITVSGRSFLSGNLSNTGLIIVMLKDWDSRPDGATLRSIMREANKLYRKYPDASLRAFELPAIPGIGTTNGFAYQLQDTLSRPPENIAKVAQQLAFDATQDPAVQLAYTTFRTDVPQYFLEVDRNKAMVLGISLGDIYATLQAQFGSLYVNDFVKEGQIYQVNIQSDAQFRATPEDFRLFYVRNGKDEMVPVSSVAAISPILGPAQVFHYNLYSTVAINGGAALGYSSGDAIATMEKLSQKLPPGYTFEWTALSLQEIEAGNLAPLIFLLSFTFVYLFLVAQYESWIMPIAIVGSVPLAIVGAIAGIHYWAPIYELSNNIYAQVGVILLIGMAAKTSILIVEFAMDLYKEGKTAKEAAFSASKLRFRAVLMTAFSFILGVSPLVVASGPGSASRHSLGIAVMCGMITATLFAPLLVPGFYYQLQRWLEFVGKKTNAKSEPSVEKTQEES; from the coding sequence ATGACAATCAGTCATTTCTTTATTGACCGGCCAAAGTTCGCCATTGTCATAGCCATCGTCATTACCCTTGTGGGCTCTTTGGCGCTGATAGTACTCCCTGTTGCTCAATATCCAGATATTACACCGCCAGTTGTTACTGTAACGGCTAATTACCCAGGTGCGAGTCCTGAAATTTTAGAACGTACGGTCATCAAACCCCTCGAAGACAATATCAACGGTGTTGAAGACATGATTTATATATCGTCTACCGCCGACACCACAGGGACATCTACAACTTCAATTACCTTCGCCCCCAAAACTGATCCGGATATTGCGCAGGTAAACGTACAAAACCGAGTTTCACAGGCGTTAGCTAACCTTCCGGAACAAGTCCGAAGGCTGGGCGTAACTGTTAAAAGACAGTCCACAACCATGCTGCTCGGTGTCAGCATTATTTCACCGGACAACACGTACTCCAGCCTGTTTCTAAACAACTACGCAAAACAATTTATTGTTGACCCGCTTAAACGAATTAACGGCGTTTCAGACGTACAGATTTTCGGTTCGCCATATTCCATGCGTATTTGGCTTAATCCAAAGCTCATGGAATCGTACCGCATGACCACGTCCGATGTTCAAGATGCTCTGGAACAACAGAACATTATTGTTGCTGCCGGTAGTATTGGCGGCGGTCCCAATGTTCCGCAGCAACAGTTCAGATACACCGTACAGGCTCAGGGGCGATTAGTTACCGCAGAAGAATTTAACAACATCATTCTTCGCACATCGCCCAATGGAGCGATTGTTCGTGTCAAAGATATCGGACGCGCAGAACTAGGTGACAAGTCGTATGACTCATATGCAAATCTGAATAATAAGCCGCAGGCATTTGTTGTTGTTTATCAGACAAGTAACGGCAATGCGTTGGATATTGCAGATAATATTTACAAAAGAATGGAAGTTCTATCCAAACAGTTTCCTAACGGAGTCGATTACTTAATTCCTTACGATACAACAATATTTATCCGCCGCTCCATTGATGAAGTTGTGACCACACTTCTTCAAGCCGTATTGCTTGTTATTCTGGTTGTTTTCCTTTTCCTGCAAAACGTACGCGCCACATTTATTCCAACAGTAGCTATCCCGGTATCCCTCATCGGCACCTTTGCCGTCATGCAGGCCCTTGGATATTCCATTAACACCATCTCGCTATTTGGACTTGTGCTTGCCATCGGGGTCGTCGTTGACGATGCCATTGTGGTTATCGAAAACGTAGAACGGCATATGGTAGACTCGAAATTGCCGCCAAAAGAGGCGGCACGCATCGCCATGTCAGAAGTAACAAGCCCGATCATTGCAACTACACTTGTTCTGCTGGCTGTATTCGTTCCTGTTATGTTCATGCCGGGCATTACCGGCGGCTTATATCGACAATTTGCTGTAACAATTTCCGTGTCTGTTCTTATTTCATCGGTAAATGCACTTACGTTAAGCCCTGCACTATGCTCACTCATCCTTAAAGAAGGACAGCTTGAGCCTATCTTTTTCCTACGACCAGTTGATCGCGCCATTAAATGGTCAACAGAACGATACGGAACAGTTATTACGTTCATCCTGCGTAGAGGCTTTCTCATACTTGTGGCAATAGTCGCTATCTTCGGATTCACAGGTTATTTGTACAACAATACTCCAACTGCATTTATTCCGAATGAAGATCAGGGGTTCTTCTTTGTTGATGCTCAACTTCCTGAAGCTGCATCATTAAATAGAACCCAGAGAGTTTTGACTGAAATTACAGATATAACCCAAACAGTGAGCGGCGTAGAACGAGTAATTACAGTTTCCGGTCGTAGTTTTCTTTCCGGTAACTTGTCCAACACCGGCCTCATTATTGTCATGTTGAAAGATTGGGACAGCAGGCCGGACGGAGCAACGCTACGAAGTATTATGCGTGAAGCTAACAAGCTATACAGAAAATACCCTGATGCATCACTCAGGGCATTTGAGTTGCCGGCTATTCCGGGGATCGGTACCACTAACGGGTTCGCATATCAGCTTCAGGATACATTAAGTCGTCCGCCGGAAAACATCGCCAAAGTTGCTCAGCAACTTGCCTTTGATGCAACACAAGATCCCGCAGTACAGCTGGCATACACCACTTTCCGCACAGATGTTCCTCAATATTTCCTTGAGGTAGACAGAAACAAAGCGATGGTTCTGGGAATTTCCCTTGGAGATATTTACGCAACACTGCAAGCTCAGTTCGGATCTTTATATGTGAATGACTTTGTGAAGGAAGGACAAATCTATCAGGTTAATATTCAGTCTGACGCACAATTCCGTGCCACGCCTGAAGACTTTAGACTTTTCTACGTACGCAACGGCAAAGATGAAATGGTTCCGGTCAGTTCCGTTGCCGCAATCAGCCCGATCCTCGGCCCTGCGCAGGTATTCCACTACAACCTCTATAGCACTGTAGCTATCAATGGCGGAGCGGCACTCGGATATAGCTCCGGTGATGCCATCGCAACTATGGAAAAACTTTCCCAAAAGCTTCCCCCCGGCTATACATTTGAATGGACAGCACTTTCTCTTCAGGAGATTGAAGCAGGCAACCTTGCACCGCTCATTTTTCTTCTTTCCTTCACTTTCGTATACCTGTTCCTCGTGGCGCAGTACGAAAGCTGGATTATGCCTATCGCCATTGTGGGGTCTGTTCCTTTAGCAATTGTTGGCGCAATCGCGGGTATCCACTACTGGGCACCTATTTATGAACTGAGCAACAACATCTATGCGCAGGTAGGGGTAATTCTTCTAATTGGTATGGCTGCCAAGACATCTATTCTTATTGTTGAATTTGCAATGGATCTCTACAAAGAAGGCAAAACAGCTAAAGAAGCAGCATTTTCCGCCTCAAAGCTACGTTTCCGCGCTGTACTTATGACAGCGTTCTCCTTTATACTTGGTGTTTCACCTTTGGTGGTAGCATCCGGTCCGGGTTCTGCAAGCAGACACTCTCTTGGTATCGCCGTAATGTGCGGTATGATCACCGCAACGCTCTTTGCCCCGCTACTTGTTCCAGGATTTTACTATCAATTACAACGTTGGCTCGAATTTGTCGGTAAAAAAACAAACGCTAAAAGTGAACCTTCAGTCGAAAAAACACAGGAAGAGTCCTAG